One window of the Salvia miltiorrhiza cultivar Shanhuang (shh) chromosome 6, IMPLAD_Smil_shh, whole genome shotgun sequence genome contains the following:
- the LOC130987428 gene encoding glyceraldehyde-3-phosphate dehydrogenase, cytosolic-like produces the protein MAKIKIGINGFGRIGRLVARVALLSDDVELVAVNDPFITTDYMTYMFKYDSVHGPWKKHELKVKDSKTLLFGDRPVTVFGMRNPEEIPWGQAGAEYVVESTGVFTDQDKAAAHLKGGAKKVIISAPSKDAPMFVVGVNEKEYKKDINIVSNASCTTNCLAPLAKVINDKFGIVEGLMTTVHSITATQKTVDGPSMKDWRGGRAASFNIIPSSTGAAKAVGKVLPALNGKLTGMAFRVPTVDVSVVDLTARLEKAASYDEIKAAIKQESEGKMKGILGYTEDDVVSTDFIGDSRSSIFDAKAGIALNGNFVKVVSWYDNEWGYSNRVVDLIRHMASVA, from the exons ATGGCCAAGATCAAGATCGGAATCAATG GATTCGGAAGGATTGGGCGTTTGGTCGCCAGAGTTGCCCTATTGAGTGATGATGTTGAGTTAGTCGCTGTTAACGATCCATTTATCACCACTGATTACATG ACATACATGTTCAAATACGACAGTGTTCACGGTCCATGGAAAAAGCATGAGCTGAAGGTTAAGGATTCCAAGACCTTGCTCTTTGGTGACAGGCCTGTGACTGTATTTGGCATGAG GAACCCCGAGGAAATCCCATGGGGCCAGGCCGGAGCTGAATATGTGGTAGAGTCCACTGGAGTTTTCACTGACCAGGACAAGGCTGCAGCCCACCTCAAG GGAGGTGCAAAGAAGGTTATAATTTCTGCCCCAAGCAAGGATGCCCCCATGTTTGTTGTTGGTGTGAATGAGAAGGAATATAAGAAAGACATCAATATTGTTTCTAATGCTAGTTGCACTACCAACTGCCTAGCCCCATTGGCTAAG GTTATTAATGACAAGTTTGGTATTGTTGAGGGGCTGATGACCACTGTGCACTCCATCACCG CAACACAGAAGACGGTTGATGGCCCTTCGATGAAGGACTGGAGAGGTGGAAGAGCTGCTTCATTCAACATCATTCCCAGTAGCACCGGAGCTGCTAAG GCTGTTGGGAAAGTGCTTCCTGCACTAAATGGAAAGCTTACTGGAATGGCTTTCCGTGTTCCAACCGTTGATGTCTCAGTCGTTGATCTCACTGCTAGGCTTGAAAAGGCAGCCTCATATGATGAGATCAAGGCTGCTATCAA GCAAGAATCAGAGGGTAAAATGAAGGGGATCCTAGGATACACAGAAGACGATGTAGTATCAACCGACTTCATTGGTGATAGCAG GTCTAGCATCTTCGATGCCAAGGCAGGCATTGCACTGAATGGAAACTTCGTTAAGGTTGTCTCTTGGTACGACAACGAGTGGGGCTACAG CAACCGCGTGGTCGACTTGATCCGTCACATGGCATCTGTTGCTTGA